A window of Fusarium musae strain F31 chromosome 1, whole genome shotgun sequence genomic DNA:
TACAAGCGTCCGTTTAGGAACCACgacttgaagctgttgatcACGCCGTTTTTCTCCCTCAGGTATGTGTGTTCTTGCTGCTCAAGGTTCTGCGCCAAAGTCACGAATCTCTGTCGCTGGTGGTTCCTCCACTGATCATCGAGAGCGTAACCTCCTGTAGTCGAGCCAGTCCAGTATaagttgttcttcttctctgacCATGGAATATCATGGGTCTTGTCGTACTGGAACTCTTCTTCGACGTATGCTGGACTTGGGAAGAGAATATCGCCCATTGTTGAGAATGCACCTGTTGATAATACTGGTGCCAAACCTTCAATGAGATGAAAGGTTTTTGGGCTGATGAAAGTGCCGTGCATATTTTTGTACTCAGGATGTTTACACAAATCTGACTCGGAGAGGTGGTCTCTGACAAAAGGGAGGCCGAATGTATCGACACTAGATTGGTCGTCCCGATAGGTCTTATGCGATGGGCAAGACTTTGTCAAGGCGTCCCAAGTGGGCTTCATCGACACATCATTCAGTCGGATAGCTTTGTCCATACCGGCCCCTTCCGGAGGTATGATAACCCTCGGCTCATCAAAATGATTAATGAGAAACTTGGCATCCGGCAAAACTCCCGGAAGATTCCACAACAACTTATCAAAGATGTAGCTGTAATGCCGATCGTAAAAACGATTCGGATGCTGACACTTTGTCCTAGCAGTTTTTCCCGAAAATTCACAGAGCCAGACCTCGCTCTGTGGCgttttatataccttatcAATCATCTCAGAAACCTCTTTTCCAGTGAGTTTCAGGAATGGCGATATGGCCCTATGAATCGTGTCAAACTCATCGATGATGGGTGAATTATGTTTCAGGGCGTATTGGAACCAAGCTTCATAGCCTGGTGGTGGATCAAGACCATATCGGTGCTTGTACTCCTTCACAGCTGCTGGATATGTTCGTGATTGGTTAAGAAGTTTCCTCTTGAAGATTGgtgctgcttcttgagttAATAATTTGACGGGGTGAGATGGAGACGCGAATGTGGAGGATGTTGCGCGGTGGATCATGTGTTCGTTGTATAGATAGGGAATGAAAGATGCTGATAAGCAGGACCAGAGAAGAAATTTTCCTTTGGATTGTTTGGGGAGCAGTTGAGTTGTTTGATAGAGGGTGAGCGTGGAGACTGCGACGTGAGATAAGGCTTGAAGTTGGGAGTTTTGTGAGAAGGGGTTTCTGGCGCAGGCGAGAGCAAAGGTTCCTATCGTAGTAGCAATGCACCAGGAAGTTTGTCGTGCCTGGGTCCGTTAGTGTCTGTGTGCAAAGTTGTTGTCCCGGTCTACGTACGGCTTGAATGGTGAAGAACCAGGACAAGGCTTTGACTAATCCCGCGCAGAGCACGAGAATGACATTGCTGTTTGGGGGTCCGAGGACCAAAGTCTGGAAAGCTGCAgcaatgagaagaaggactaTTGTTCGGCCTGCGATGCCCTTGATATTTATCTCAATGTCGACTGATGAAAGTGACAATCTTTTCACTTTGAAG
This region includes:
- a CDS encoding hypothetical protein (CAZy:GT90); amino-acid sequence: MKPLLTPLLLTVQTYFQPSISSDPVPTSPLISTIKGTTLVAVLSAFSLSNGDLFGSLISIILVAALVIVYSIFSPDFKVKRLSLSSVDIEINIKGIAGRTIVLLLIAAAFQTLVLGPPNSNVILVLCAGLVKALSWFFTIQAARQTSWCIATTIGTFALACARNPFSQNSQLQALSHVAVSTLTLYQTTQLLPKQSKGKFLLWSCLSASFIPYLYNEHMIHRATSSTFASPSHPVKLLTQEAAPIFKRKLLNQSRTYPAAVKEYKHRYGLDPPPGYEAWFQYALKHNSPIIDEFDTIHRAISPFLKLTGKEVSEMIDKLLWNLPGVLPDAKFLINHFDEPRVIIPPEGAGMDKAIRLNDVSMKPTWDALTKSCPSHKTYRDDQSSVDTFGLPFVRDHLSESDLCKHPEYKNMHGTFISPKTFHLIEGLAPVLSTGAFSTMGDILFPSPAYVEEEFQYDKTHDIPWSEKKNNLYWTGSTTGGYALDDQWRNHQRQRFVTLAQNLEQQEHTYLREKNGVINSFKSWFLNGRLYDVGFTRIFQCDRKFCRDQKTFFPVKPWADKDAAFHSKLAFDLDGNGISGRYYKLLSSNTLPLKQALLREWHDERLAPWVHYIPVSQSLEELPELLIDMMDEVRNSIPPL